Within the Streptomyces sp. NBC_00353 genome, the region CCCTCCGTAACGTCATCCCATGGCAGACGAGAAAGGCACAGGCAAGCCCGGAAAGCTGCGGCGCTCGCTGTACGAGCCGGAGCTGTACCGACTCCAGACCGAGCTCGTGAAGCTCCAGGAGTGGGTACGGGCCGAAGGCGCACGGCTCGTCGTGGTGTTCGAGGGACGTGACGCGGCCGGCAAGGGCAGCACGATCAAACGCGTCACTGAACACCTCAATCCCCGGGTAGCACGCATCGTCGCGCTGCCGCGGCCCACCGAGCGCGAGCGCAGCCAGTGGTACTTCCAGCGGTACGCCGAGCATCTTCCAGCTGCAGGGGAAGTGGTCCTCCTCGACCGGAGCTGGTACAACCGCGCGGGCGTCGAGCGCGTCATGGGTTTCTGCACCATGGAGGAACACCAGCGGTTCCTTCGCCAGTGCCCGATCTTCGAGCGGATGCTGGTGGAGGACGGCATTCTGTTGCGCAAGTACTGGTTCTCGGTGAGTGACGCCGTGCAGGAGGAACGGTTTCGACGCCGGCTGCAGGATCCCACCCGCCGATGGAAGCTCTCGCAGATGGACCTGGAATCGATCAGCCGCTGGGAGGCCTACTCCCGTGCAAAGGACGAGATGTTCGTCCATACGGACATCTCGGAGGCTCCCTGGTATGTAGTCGAGAGCGACGACAAACGCCGGGCAAGGCTGAACATGATCGCCCATCTTCTGTCATCCGTGCCGTACGAGACAGTCGCTCCACCGGTGATCGAAATTCCTCGGCGGCCGCCGGCCAGCGGGTACCAGCGGCCGCCGAGGGACCTTCAGACGTACGTCCCCGACCACGCCTCGGTACTAGGAAAGTGAGGCGGGAAGGTGTCCTACACGGTCAGGACAGTGGTGGAGTAGGGCATGTACGACTCGGTCGAGCTGGAGACCCTGGGCGAGTACTTTGGCGGCTGTCAAGAAGGCCTCTTCACGATCCGTCTGGGCCCCACCCATGACGTGCCACCGCTGCTGCAGCAGCGGTGGCACGCGGTTCACTGGGCGCCGCCTGGCGCCTGGCTGGCCCACGGGGCGCCGGAGGCCGATAGTAGAGAGGGAGGAAGCAGGCAGCCGGGCGCGTGAACCGTAC harbors:
- the ppk2 gene encoding polyphosphate kinase 2, with the protein product MADEKGTGKPGKLRRSLYEPELYRLQTELVKLQEWVRAEGARLVVVFEGRDAAGKGSTIKRVTEHLNPRVARIVALPRPTERERSQWYFQRYAEHLPAAGEVVLLDRSWYNRAGVERVMGFCTMEEHQRFLRQCPIFERMLVEDGILLRKYWFSVSDAVQEERFRRRLQDPTRRWKLSQMDLESISRWEAYSRAKDEMFVHTDISEAPWYVVESDDKRRARLNMIAHLLSSVPYETVAPPVIEIPRRPPASGYQRPPRDLQTYVPDHASVLGK